In a single window of the Leptospira sanjuanensis genome:
- a CDS encoding MATE family efflux transporter, whose amino-acid sequence MKFRFYRLTFYNILANITVPLTGLADTAILGNLDTHIFMAGAALSGILFDFIFWMFGFLRMGTTGLTAQASGEKNEKESLFILARSIVLAFFFGFLILLFSPWIREFGFRILEGSPNVKEAGLSYFDSRIPGSIAVLCNYVFTGWFLGREKSSYVLIATIIGNGINVALDVWFILFLGWEAYGAGLATSISQFGMLAVFIVLFLRELRILPELKISLLRDKGLLSMHGFSSLLHLNKDIFLRTLFLILTFSLFRNFSSEAGTEILAANTILLQLILVSAYLVDGAAFATESLAGNIYGEKNWKLLKELLYLALYNSIFFTSIFLAVLFIFPNFTFGLITKSESVRILLNEYRIWLLPVLEIGAIAFILDGFFIGLTQGRILRNSMLISTALFFFPMAYLGKIQKDNHLLWLSLVLLMIGRSMTLFLQARKFFQRVGDPTN is encoded by the coding sequence TTGAAATTCAGATTTTACCGACTTACATTTTACAACATTCTTGCGAATATCACCGTTCCGCTAACCGGTCTAGCGGACACAGCCATATTAGGAAATCTTGATACTCATATCTTTATGGCCGGAGCTGCGCTTTCGGGGATCCTATTTGATTTTATCTTTTGGATGTTCGGTTTTTTAAGAATGGGAACCACCGGTCTAACGGCGCAAGCCTCCGGAGAAAAGAATGAAAAAGAATCCCTTTTTATTCTCGCCCGTTCGATCGTATTGGCTTTTTTTTTCGGGTTCTTGATCCTTTTGTTTTCTCCTTGGATACGGGAATTCGGATTTCGAATTTTAGAAGGAAGTCCGAACGTAAAGGAGGCCGGTCTTTCGTATTTCGATTCAAGAATTCCGGGTTCGATCGCCGTTCTTTGCAATTACGTTTTTACCGGTTGGTTTTTAGGAAGAGAAAAAAGTTCTTATGTTCTGATCGCTACCATCATCGGAAACGGAATCAATGTTGCTCTCGACGTTTGGTTTATTTTGTTTTTAGGATGGGAAGCATACGGAGCGGGACTCGCTACGAGCATCAGTCAATTCGGGATGTTGGCCGTATTTATCGTTTTATTTTTGAGAGAATTGAGAATTCTCCCGGAATTAAAAATTTCTTTGTTACGCGACAAAGGTTTGTTGTCGATGCACGGATTTTCTTCCCTACTCCATCTCAACAAAGACATTTTTTTACGGACCTTGTTTCTGATTCTTACGTTCAGTTTGTTTCGTAATTTCAGCTCGGAAGCAGGAACCGAAATTTTAGCGGCTAACACGATTCTTCTTCAGTTGATTTTAGTAAGCGCGTATTTGGTGGACGGAGCGGCGTTCGCGACCGAAAGTCTCGCAGGAAATATCTACGGAGAAAAGAATTGGAAATTGTTGAAGGAACTTTTGTATCTCGCGCTTTATAATAGTATTTTCTTCACTTCGATCTTTCTCGCGGTTCTTTTTATATTTCCGAATTTTACGTTCGGCTTAATCACCAAAAGCGAATCGGTCCGAATTTTATTAAACGAGTATCGAATTTGGTTGTTGCCCGTTTTGGAAATCGGAGCGATCGCTTTCATCCTAGACGGTTTTTTTATCGGACTTACGCAAGGAAGAATTCTCCGCAACTCCATGTTGATCAGTACGGCGTTGTTCTTTTTTCCGATGGCGTATCTCGGAAAAATCCAGAAGGACAATCATCTTCTTTGGCTTTCCCTTGTACTGCTTATGATCGGAAGAAGCATGACCCTTTTCTTACAAGCGCGCAAGTTTTTTCAAAGGGTGGGAGATCCTACAAATTAA
- a CDS encoding dicarboxylate/amino acid:cation symporter: MPVFEKLNSLNRKILELLKEKLWLKILFGMFAGIVTGILLGSDLSLVERDVAQLTTAWLVIPGLIFISLLQMIMIPLIFSSIILGICSAENVENVKKLGIRTLIYFVLTTFIAVAIGSSLALWLEPGKSTIQIKNALTAKVPAATEIPALDKYPELFMSFFPKNPFLSITQGEMLNVIVFSILIGIAILSVSKELSKPILELLNSVFQISMKIVNWAMTLTPFAVFGLMAKAISSIGTELLITLGVYMSTVLLGLLCVIGVYSIILIFLARRNPIEFFSKIAGLQLLAFSTSSSAAVMPVSIQTATENLKVKKNIAEFIIPVGATINMDGTALYQAVATIFLAQYYGIDLAPTQLIFLLFATVGASIGTPSTPGIGIVILATILTGMGIPTEGIGIILGVDRFLDMCRTTINVTGDITASCVMDRLS, from the coding sequence GAAAAACTCTGGTTGAAAATCCTATTTGGGATGTTTGCCGGAATTGTTACCGGTATCCTCTTAGGATCTGATTTATCCTTAGTCGAAAGGGATGTCGCTCAACTTACTACTGCGTGGCTTGTTATACCGGGACTCATCTTCATCAGCCTTTTACAGATGATCATGATTCCTTTGATCTTCTCTTCTATTATTCTCGGAATTTGTTCGGCTGAAAACGTCGAGAACGTTAAAAAACTCGGAATTAGAACCTTAATTTATTTTGTTCTGACAACTTTCATTGCGGTCGCCATCGGAAGCTCGTTGGCGCTTTGGTTGGAGCCGGGAAAATCGACGATTCAAATTAAGAATGCTCTGACCGCAAAGGTACCCGCAGCAACGGAGATTCCCGCTTTGGACAAATACCCGGAATTATTCATGTCCTTTTTCCCGAAGAATCCGTTTTTATCGATTACTCAGGGAGAAATGTTAAACGTCATCGTCTTTTCCATTCTCATCGGAATCGCCATCCTTTCCGTATCGAAAGAACTTTCAAAACCGATCTTAGAACTTTTGAATTCGGTTTTTCAGATCAGCATGAAAATCGTCAACTGGGCGATGACTCTAACTCCGTTTGCTGTTTTCGGATTGATGGCAAAAGCAATTTCTTCGATCGGCACAGAACTTCTGATTACGCTCGGCGTTTATATGAGCACGGTTCTTCTCGGACTTCTTTGTGTGATCGGCGTTTACTCGATCATTCTCATCTTCTTGGCCAGAAGAAATCCGATCGAATTCTTTTCCAAAATCGCAGGATTGCAGTTGCTCGCGTTTTCCACTTCTAGTTCGGCTGCCGTAATGCCGGTCTCGATCCAAACCGCTACTGAAAATTTAAAAGTCAAAAAGAACATCGCCGAATTCATCATACCGGTCGGAGCTACGATCAATATGGATGGGACGGCCCTTTATCAAGCGGTGGCGACGATCTTTTTAGCCCAGTATTATGGAATCGATTTAGCCCCCACGCAATTGATCTTCCTTTTGTTTGCAACGGTCGGTGCGTCGATCGGAACACCGAGCACGCCCGGAATCGGAATCGTGATCTTAGCCACGATTCTTACAGGAATGGGAATTCCGACCGAGGGAATCGGAATCATTTTAGGCGTGGATCGATTTCTGGATATGTGCAGAACTACGATCAACGTCACCGGCGATATTACGGCTTCTTGCGTTATGGACAGGCTGAGCTGA
- a CDS encoding NHL repeat-containing protein — protein MDFTQVSFFRYLVAFVFFISTPIFSQDQEIKLTENAYGFTYDGTNFWYIDSTHRSLYRVDPSGRQESFSLNIPFLTGINFDPREGRIFVGARKLVLKVEPNTGGVTERIPVPIEKIGGIASQDSLLYILDQENGKISILDKATGKLIGGFLTDRAQPRDLAFARDSIWVSDSSDGNIYRYNPNNGSITGSIKTPSKEIRGMVFLGSRIFVVDRTGKEVRKVSFVETDRFIASGETTHTMKVRITFSLNELSIAGGSLGIFQPPTTEHQRIRNLKMTTPGFKQDFIGNGRAFVKVLGVDDVKGKQTLEYSFEARTQNIRYYVTDDFLEKKERIGDDLRPFLKGEPLEVQKNSYYVDKIFDARLFRSTMPSLKKSLLDSGVPVRSQYTATISGQNSVSFKDTIDVYIPGFGWAPVQAVKPASDESSRVFKKGEESIDLFRAENWDEIQSPIFYKSRNSEEWKNLPAEIQVILE, from the coding sequence TACGGTTTTACGTACGACGGAACGAATTTCTGGTACATCGATTCCACACATCGATCCTTGTATCGAGTTGATCCTTCGGGAAGGCAAGAATCGTTTTCCCTGAACATTCCGTTTTTGACCGGGATCAATTTTGATCCGCGTGAAGGGAGAATTTTCGTCGGTGCGAGAAAGCTCGTTTTGAAAGTGGAGCCGAACACCGGCGGAGTTACGGAAAGAATTCCGGTTCCGATCGAAAAGATCGGAGGAATTGCAAGTCAGGATTCGCTATTATACATTCTCGATCAGGAGAATGGAAAGATTTCCATCTTAGATAAAGCTACCGGTAAGTTGATCGGAGGTTTTTTAACCGACCGCGCGCAACCGAGGGATTTGGCTTTTGCAAGAGATTCGATTTGGGTCTCCGATTCTTCGGACGGTAACATTTATCGATATAACCCGAACAACGGATCCATTACCGGGTCGATCAAAACTCCTTCCAAGGAAATCCGCGGAATGGTTTTTTTGGGAAGCCGAATCTTCGTGGTCGATCGCACCGGAAAAGAAGTGAGAAAAGTTTCGTTCGTCGAAACCGATCGATTTATCGCTTCGGGTGAAACGACTCATACGATGAAAGTTCGCATAACGTTTTCGTTAAACGAACTCTCGATCGCCGGGGGTTCTCTCGGAATTTTTCAACCTCCGACGACGGAACATCAAAGAATTCGAAATTTAAAGATGACTACGCCCGGATTCAAACAGGATTTTATCGGAAACGGAAGGGCGTTCGTAAAGGTATTGGGCGTGGACGACGTCAAAGGAAAACAAACCTTAGAATATTCTTTCGAAGCGAGAACACAGAATATTCGTTATTACGTGACGGACGACTTTTTGGAAAAGAAGGAAAGAATCGGAGACGATCTTAGACCTTTCCTAAAGGGTGAACCTCTCGAGGTTCAAAAGAATTCGTATTATGTGGATAAGATCTTCGACGCGCGATTGTTCCGCAGCACCATGCCTTCTTTAAAAAAGAGTCTTTTGGATTCCGGAGTTCCTGTTCGTTCCCAATATACGGCGACGATCTCCGGACAGAATTCGGTTTCCTTTAAAGATACGATAGACGTTTATATTCCGGGTTTCGGTTGGGCTCCCGTGCAAGCGGTAAAACCCGCATCGGACGAATCTTCCCGCGTGTTTAAGAAAGGAGAAGAAAGCATCGACTTATTTCGCGCGGAAAACTGGGACGAAATTCAATCTCCGATTTTCTACAAGAGCCGGAATTCGGAAGAATGGAAAAATCTTCCGGCCGAGATTCAAGTTATTTTAGAGTAA